The following proteins are co-located in the Telopea speciosissima isolate NSW1024214 ecotype Mountain lineage chromosome 9, Tspe_v1, whole genome shotgun sequence genome:
- the LOC122640072 gene encoding probable protein phosphatase 2C 52: protein MGCCLSVSSGISSTSSRSNGETISSCSGFSSRRSRRPKRAFSEHVTTLHHLSTIPNRIFSNGKSRTSCIFTQQGRKGINQDAMVVWEDFLSEDAIFCGVFDGHGPYGHLVARKVRDALPLKLLSFLQSYESKINGKSSGCFGRKVKLDERDPEEAPTEDILGLPWRESFLKSYKAMDKELRSHPTLDCFCSGSTAVTIVKQGSNLFMGNIGDSRAILGSKDSNDSIVAVQLTVDLKPDLPREAERIKRCRGRVFALQDEPEVPRVWLPFDDAPGLAMARAFGDFCLKDYGVISIPEFYHRILTERDQFIVLASDGVWDVLSNEEVVEIVTSAPNRSSAARIVVESAAREWKLKYPTSKMDDCAVVCMFLDGKMDSESDDPEDQGISTATTNQSQHSCNTIESDDGQIPEPSLQRNFTVRSAEDSDPNSKILVGVDESDGTMMIEDQNWSGLEGVTRVNSLVQLPRFSEERRNV, encoded by the exons ATGGGTTGCTGTCTTTCGGTAAGTAGTGGTATCAGTAGCACAAGTAGCAGGAGCAATGGAGAAACAATATCTTCATGTTCGGGTTTCAGCTCTCGGAGGAGCAGGAGACCGAAGAGGGCATTTTCTGAGCACGTCACTACCTTGCACCATTTGTCTACTATACCTAATCGGATATTCTCAAACGGAAAGAGCAGAACTTCATGTATATTCACACAGCAAGGACGCAAAGGAATAAACCAGGATGCCATGGTTGTGTGGGAA GATTTCCTCTCGGAAGATGCAATTTTTTGTGGTGTCTTTGATGGTCATGGCCCATATGGGCATCTTGTTGCCCGGAAAGTGAGGGATGCCCTGCCATTGAAGTTGCTCTCATTTCTGCAGTCTTATGAATCTAAAATAAATGGCAAGAGCAGTGGTTGTTTCGGTAGGAAAGTTAAACTGGATGAAAGAGATCCCGAGGAGGCCCCAACCGAGGATATCTTGGGCTTGCCGTGGAGAGAATCTTTCCTAAAATCATACAAAGCCATGGACAAGGAGTTAAGGTCACATCCTACCTTGGATTGCTTTTGCAGTGGTAGCACCGCGGTCACAATTGTTAAACAG GGGTCAAATCTTTTCATGGGAAACATTGGGGATTCTCGTGCAATCTTGGGATCTAAAGACAGCAATGATTCCATTGTTGCAGTGCAGTTGACGGTTGATCTAAAGCCTGACTTGCCAA GGGAAGCGGAACGCATTAAACGGTGTAGAGGAAGGGTTTTTGCATTGCAAGATGAACCTGAAGTTCCTAGAGTTTGGTTGCCATTTGATGATGCCCCTGGATTAGCAATGGCTAGGGCATTTGGTGATTTCTGTTTGAAGGATTATGGGGTGATCTCTATACCTGAATTCTATCATAGGATCCTCACTGAGAGGGATCAATTCATTGTTCTTGCTTCTGATGGG GTTTGGGATGTCTTGAGCAATGAAGAAGTGGTTGAGATTGTGACCTCTGCCCCGAATCGATCTTCGGCTGCACGAATAGTAGTCGAGTCAGCTGCTCGGGAATGGAAACTTAAATACCCAACATCTAAAATGGATGACTGTGCAGTGGTTTGTATGTTTTTGGATGGGAAGATGGACTCTGAATCTGATGACCCAGAGGACCAAGGCATATCTACTGCCACCACTAATCAAAGCCAACATTCATGCAATACAATTGAGTCGGATGATGGTCAGATCCCAGAACCATCTCTGCAGAGGAATTTTACTGTCAGATCAGCAGAAGACAGTGACCCGAACAGCAAAATTCTAGTTGGGGTGGATGAAAGTGATGGAACCATGATGATTGAAGATCAAAACTGGTCAGGTTTGGAAGGTGTTACTCGAGTGAACTCACTTGTTCAACTTCCTAGATTTTCTGAGGAGAGGCGAAATGTTTGA
- the LOC122638643 gene encoding uncharacterized protein LOC122638643 yields the protein MASGMVSVVVVFVFNLVAFILAIGAELRRSTARVTTDINKNYYYCLYDSDIATKLGMGASLLLMASQVLVMMQARFFCLDKALNPKVSRAWAITLFFGCWVTFSVAEICLVGGSLVNAQHTRYRTIFGGFVGPSCQTLGKGVFSAGAAFVVLTTICTQFYYLYYTKAITDQLSSDQFTQEPLITTVVEAAEQT from the exons ATGGCTTCAGGCATGGTATCTGTCGTCGTCGTCTTTGTATTCAACCTCGTAGCTTTCATTCTGGCCATCGGAGCTGAGCTTAGGAGGAGTACT GCCAGAGTTACTACGGATATTAATAAGAATTACTACTATTGTTTGTATGACTCGGACATCGCTACAAAGTTAGGCATGGGCGCATCATTACTTCTCATGGCCAGTCAGGTCCTTGTAATGATGCAAGCCAGGTTCTTCTGCCTTGACAAAGCACTCAATCCCAAGGTCTCAAGGGCTTGGGCAATCACCCTATTCTTCGGCTGCTG GGTCACATTTTCTGTTGCCGAAATTTGCTTGGTTGGGGGTTCTTTGGTTAATGCACAACACACCAGATACAGGACTATTTTTGGCGGGTTCGTTGGACCTTCTTgccaaaccctaggaaaagGGGTCTTCTCAGCCGGGGCTGCTTTCGTCGTCCTCACTACCATATGCACTCAGTTCTACTACCTTTACTATACCAAGGCTATCACTGATCAGTTGTCTTCTGATCAGTTCACACAAGAGCCACTCATCACAACTGTAGTTGAGGCTGCTGAACAAACCTAA
- the LOC122639901 gene encoding mpv17-like protein yields the protein MASVNSVVTQRFLPITKSIRGSRPRCSFSVKGLSGSSLQSFSICHKSENSSFLRGKRRALFVVSAADDLHVIPVQSSDSTDQQDGVVSGIEREREGDSINQVGGFSNEGQLSFEGAGGFSSSSSNPSEGKGEEGDIDRFIDRTINATIVLAAGTFAITKLVTIDCDYWHGWTLYEILRYAPQHNWSAYEEALKENPVLAKMVISGIVYSVGDWIAQCYEGKPLFEFDRTRMFRSGLVGFSLHGSLSHYYYQFCEALFPFQDWWVVPAKVAFDQTVWAAIWNSIYYVVLGFLRFESPVSIFSELKATFWLMLTAGWKLWPFAHLITYGVVPVEQRLLWVDCVELIWVTILSTYSNEKSEARISEESVEVKAISSSIDNPQE from the exons ATGGCTTCTGTAAATAGTGTCGTAACCCAGAGATTTCTTCCCATCACAAAATCTATCAGAGGGTCGAGGCCTAGATGCAGTTTTTCTGTAAAGGGTCTCTCTGGTTCGTCTCTGCAAAGCTTCTCCATATGTCACAAATCAGAGAATTCCAGTTTCttgagaggaaagagaagagcccTATTTGTTGTTTCGGCTGCGGATGATCTCCATGTAATTCCAGTGCAGAGCAGTGATTCGACGGACCAGCAAGATGGAGTAGTATCTggaattgaaagagaaagagaaggagatagtATAAACCAGGTTGGTGGGTTCTCTAATGAGGGCCAGTTGTCATTCGAGGGAGCTGGagggttctcttcttcttcgtccaATCCATCggaggggaagggagaggagGGAGATATTGATAGGTTTATTGATAGAACAATTAATGCCACTATTGTTCTTGCTGCTGGTACTTTCGCCATCACTAAATTGGTCACCATCGACTGTGATTACTGGCAT GGATGGACTCTCTATGAGATACTAAGATATGCACCACAGCACAACTGGTCTGCTTACGAGGAAGCTCTGAAAGAAAATCCTGTTTTGGCCAAAATGGTGATAAGCGGCATTGTCTACTCCGTGGGAGATTGGATTGCACAG TGCTATGAAGGAAAACCTCTTTTTGAGTTTGACAGAACACGGATGTTCAGATCAGGCCTTGTCGGGTTCTCTCTTCATGGCTCCCTTTCTCACTATTATTACCAGTTCTGTGAG gctctttttcctttccaGGACTGGTGGGTGGTCCCTGCTAAAGTTGCATTCGACCAAACTGTATGGGCAGCAATTTGGAACAGCATCTACTATGTTGTACTAGGATTCTTACGATTTGAATCCCCAGTCAGTATTTTCAGTGAACTTAAGGCAACGTTTTGGCTCATGCTCACT GCAGGATGGAAgctttggccttttgcccaccTAATTACCTATGGTGTGGTACCTGTGGAACAAAGGCTTCTTTGGGTGGACTGTGTGGAGCTAATCTGGGTGACCATACTCTCAAC TTACTCAAATGAGAAATCAGAAGCGAGGATCTCAGAGGAATCGGTGGAAGTAAAAGCAATTTCTTCCTCAATTGATAATCCTCAG GAGTAA
- the LOC122639902 gene encoding putative cell wall protein has product MANYSLFSLLPIFLIFTILIAVTQVAVAGREIPTKANVTDKKQPELFIGDDGNVLIPGLGRVQVPALAGFPFYPPYSGGGTGNIGGGGNSGTGSTGGGSPSYVPGGDDTFVPNPSVEVPSGGGAVPTPQTARP; this is encoded by the exons ATGGCAAACTACTCacttttttctctccttcctatATTTCTCATCTTCACCATCTTAATTGCAGTGACTCAAGTAGCAGTCGCAGGGCGTGAGATTCCAACCAAGGCCAATGTAACAGACAAGAAACAGCCTGAGTTGTTCATCGGCGACGATGGAAATGTGCTCATTCCGGGTTTAGGAAGAGTGCAAGTACCTGCCCTAGCTGGTTTTCCATTCTACCCACCCTATTCAG GCGGAGGAACAGGCAACATTGGTGGGGGTGGAAATAGCGGCACTGGGAGCACTGGGGGAGGGAGTCCCAGTTACGTCCCAGGTGGTGATGACACCTTTGTTCCCAACCCAAGTGTAGAGGTTCCCAGTGGAGGCGGTGCAGTTCCTACTCCTCAAACAGCTCGCCCATGA